CTCCATCCTCAGCGAGGAGCCCAAGGGTGCACAGGACATGTTCACCATCAACGCCGCCAACGGCATCATCAGTGTCATTGGCACGGGACTGGACCGGGAGGTGGGCACCTTGTCACAGCCCAAGGGAACCTGGGCTGCCCCACAGCGGGATGTGCCGTGGGGAGAAAGGGATACTGCAGCCCTGGGGTCCATCTGGTCTTGGGACATGCCACCCctgagtcactgtccctggctgcaggggtgTCTACAGGAGCTATGCTGGGGACCCTCCGGGAGCCCCCAGCCTTGCTGAGCCCTGGAGTGGGTACAGTGCCAGCCCCTTGGGCGGGCAGCTGGGACATCGGCTGCCTGTGTGCCAGCAGGAAACAGCGAGGCTGgagaagggtggaggagcaggcAGGTGATGCCTGGAGGAGGGGAACACCCCagtccccaccccagccctaACTGAGATGATTTTGCTCTGCAGACCACTCCCAACTACACGCTGATCATCCAGGCTGCAGACCAGGAAGGCTTTGGCTTGACCAACACTGCCACTGCCATCATCAAAGTCACCGATGCCAACGACAACCCTCCCGTGTTCGACCCCGCCACGGTACCACGCAGCCCCAGCCGCTGCCCTCCCCGGGCATCGtggcaccagctctgcctggggtgCCTGGGGCCACACAGGtgactgtccctgtcccatcctgcaGTATGAGTCATCAGTGAACGAGAACGAGGTGGGGGTGATGGTGGCCCGGCTGCATGTGACAGACCAGGAcctgcccggctccccggcCTGGAACGCCGTCTACCACATCCGCAGCGGGGACCCGCAGGGCGACTTCGAGATCACCACTGACCCCAAAACCAACGACGGGCTCCTGAAAACTGCCAAGGTGGGTCCTGCTGCCTCATGGCTGCCTCAGCACCTGCTGACTCCCTGTTGGCACTACCCCGCTTCTCTCCCACCCGCAGGGCCTGGATTATGAGTCCCAGAACCGGTACAAGCTCGTGGTGTCAGTGGAGAACCAGGTCCCCTTCACCGTGGACCTGAATCCTGCCACGGCCAATGTCCTGGTGGTGGTCAGGGACGTGAATGAAGCCCCGATCTTCATACCCCCAGTCAAGCAGGTGGAGGTGAGGGAGGATGTGCCAGTGGGATACCAGATCACCTCCTACACAGCCCAGGACCCCGAcaaggagcagaggcagaaaatcACGTGAGTGGAGGGTGATGGTGGCGGGGGCTTTGCTGGGATGTCTGAGGGGCCGTGCTGCAGCGTGTGCCCCTTCCTCTCCCCCTGCTGacccctggctgcccccaggTATCGCATGGGCAGTGACCCCGCAGGGTGGTTGGAAATTGACCCTGAGAACGGCATCATCACGGCAGCCCAGGCCCTGGACCGGGAGTCGGCACATGCCATCAACAGCACCTACAAGGCCATCATCCTGGCCGTGGACAATGGTGAgggtgcccagctgctgccccgTGCCCATCTCCGTGTCCCCCCATGGAGGTGCCTCGCTGACTCTTAGTCCCACAGGGTCACCAAACTATGCCACTGGCACGGGGACGCTGCTCCTCGTGCTTGGGGATGTGAATGACAACGGGCCCGTGCCGGAGCCCCGGAGCTTCGACATCTGCAACCGGCAGCCCGAGGAGCAGATCCTGAAGATCATCGACAAGGACCTGCCCCCCAACACCCACCCCTTCAAGGCAGAGCTGATGCACGGCTCTGGCAGCAACTGGACTGCCAGCGTGGTGCAACCAGGTGGGTGCCACCTGCTCTGGTGCTGGCCCTGCAATGAGTGCTAGGCTGGGGACCTGCCATGGGACAAAATCCTGTGCCAGTGCCAAGGGTGTTCCCAGAGCAGAActgggaaaggggctggagcaccagaaGTGGgtgaggcagctggggaggctCAGGAGGAACCTTCTCACTCTCCACAATTTAGtggcaggagggtgcagccaggtgagggtcagGATCTGCTCCTAAGatacaggacaaggggaaacaACTTCGAGATGTGCCAGGAGatatttaggttggatattggggaaaattcACTCATGGTAAAGGTGCTCAGGCATTGGAAGAGACTGCCCagggtggagtccccatccctaGAGGGATTTGAGAGCTGTGTAAATATGGCACTTGTGGAAATGagtcagtggtggccttggcagtgctgggggatggCTGGACTCAATCTTGGGGACCTTTACCAACCCAAATGCTTCTGTGGTTCACCAAGACGAGGTGAAGCTGAGCATGAAGAAGGAGCTGGAGCCGGGCGAGTACAGCATCTTCCTGAAGCTGCTGGATGCACAGGGCAAGGATCAGATCACAGCAGTGCGAGCCCAGGTGTGCAGCTGCGAGGGACCAGCCAAGAACTGCGAGCGCAGAGCCTACATCTCCGGTGGCATGGGCGTGCCCGCCATCCTGGGCATCCTGGGGGGcatcctggcactgctcagtgAGTACCCGGGACAGGAATGGGAGGGACAGAGTGTGGGtcaccccctccctgctgccctgacacccatccctgtgcctgcagtcctcctgctgctgctgctgctcttcgtgaggaggaggaaggtggagAAGGAACCACTGCTCCCACCCGAGGATGACATGAGGGACAACGTGTACCACTATGACGAGGAGGGCG
This portion of the Ammospiza nelsoni isolate bAmmNel1 chromosome 13, bAmmNel1.pri, whole genome shotgun sequence genome encodes:
- the LOC132079183 gene encoding cadherin-1-like — its product is MGRRAGCSVPLCLLLLLLQCGQRLCQRAASCQPGFAAETFALTAPRDSVAAGRALGRVSFVDCGESRRAAFLPDDTRFKVSRDGIVTATRPLQLQQRDITFAVHTWDTVGKRHSAKVTLRPRRHQHRHHERMQQGTVPDVLTFPGHGHGLRRQKRDWVIPPINCPENERGPFPKKLVQIKSNKDKETKVFYSITGQGADTIPVGVFIIERETGWLEVTKPLDREEKDKYQLFSHAVSANGQPVEDPMEIIITVTDQNDNRPVFTQQVFVGYIEENAKPGTSVMTVNATDADDAISMNNGIIGYSILSEEPKGAQDMFTINAANGIISVIGTGLDRETTPNYTLIIQAADQEGFGLTNTATAIIKVTDANDNPPVFDPATYESSVNENEVGVMVARLHVTDQDLPGSPAWNAVYHIRSGDPQGDFEITTDPKTNDGLLKTAKGLDYESQNRYKLVVSVENQVPFTVDLNPATANVLVVVRDVNEAPIFIPPVKQVEVREDVPVGYQITSYTAQDPDKEQRQKITYRMGSDPAGWLEIDPENGIITAAQALDRESAHAINSTYKAIILAVDNGSPNYATGTGTLLLVLGDVNDNGPVPEPRSFDICNRQPEEQILKIIDKDLPPNTHPFKAELMHGSGSNWTASVVQPDEVKLSMKKELEPGEYSIFLKLLDAQGKDQITAVRAQVCSCEGPAKNCERRAYISGGMGVPAILGILGGILALLILLLLLLLFVRRRKVEKEPLLPPEDDMRDNVYHYDEEGGGEEDQDYDLSQLHRGLDARPEVIRNDVAPPLMAAPQYRPRPANPDEIGNFIDENLKAADTDPTAPPYDSLLVFDYEGSGSEATSLSSLNSSASDGDQDYDYLNDWGGRFRKLAELYGGGEEDE